In Bradyrhizobium lablabi, one DNA window encodes the following:
- a CDS encoding AraC family transcriptional regulator produces the protein MTSTVDSFAPLRFSTDDLPERDRMAICREVFGRYVVNLQLEGIPDVRFLQTATLRSLPGISLMFGNSSGLRAERTRMLIPDGNDDLVLNVATEGVSHVSQIGREATVAPCEGVLLSNAEAGALTYPVGARYVTITVPRKTIAAMVNDPEAAIVRPIPKETEALRLLISYVTAADDSYAFATPELRHAFATHVQDLVALVIGATPEATDRARSRGARAARLSAIKTYIRAGMGQTNLSLEAIARHQGITPRYVRKLFDLEGTTFTEFVLDQRLARAHSMLIDRQFADRAISAIAFTVGFGDLSYFNRAFRRLYGATPSDVRAAAQRERE, from the coding sequence ATGACTTCGACGGTTGATAGTTTCGCGCCCCTCCGGTTCTCGACCGACGATCTGCCCGAGCGCGACAGAATGGCGATCTGCCGCGAGGTGTTCGGGCGCTATGTCGTCAACCTCCAGCTTGAAGGGATTCCCGATGTTCGTTTTTTGCAAACCGCGACCTTGCGCAGCTTGCCCGGAATTTCGCTGATGTTCGGCAACAGTAGTGGGCTTCGCGCAGAACGAACCCGGATGCTGATCCCCGACGGCAACGACGATCTTGTTCTCAATGTCGCGACCGAAGGCGTGTCCCATGTTTCTCAGATTGGCCGCGAGGCGACGGTCGCGCCTTGCGAGGGCGTCCTGCTGTCGAACGCGGAAGCGGGCGCGCTGACATACCCGGTCGGGGCGCGCTACGTTACGATCACCGTACCGCGAAAAACGATCGCCGCAATGGTGAACGATCCGGAGGCGGCCATCGTGCGGCCGATACCGAAGGAGACGGAAGCGCTACGACTGTTGATCAGCTACGTGACGGCGGCCGACGACAGTTACGCCTTTGCGACGCCTGAGCTGCGGCATGCTTTCGCCACGCACGTGCAGGACCTTGTGGCGCTTGTAATCGGCGCGACACCTGAGGCCACGGATCGGGCCCGGAGCCGCGGCGCGCGTGCCGCGCGGCTCTCGGCGATCAAGACCTATATTCGCGCCGGCATGGGTCAAACCAATCTCTCCCTGGAAGCTATCGCACGGCATCAGGGAATTACGCCGAGGTATGTCCGCAAGCTGTTCGATCTGGAGGGCACCACATTCACCGAGTTTGTCCTCGATCAGCGGCTTGCTCGCGCGCATAGCATGCTGATCGATCGACAATTCGCGGACCGCGCCATCAGCGCTATCGCCTTCACGGTCGGCTTCGGCGATCTGTCCTATTTCAACCGAGCATTCCGCCGGCTCTACGGCGCGACGCCATCGGATGTGCGTGCGGCGGCGCAGCGCGAGCGGGAATAA
- a CDS encoding IS30 family transposase, with protein sequence MAHKFHRGFTAAEKTELWDRWKRGESLKAIGRAFGKQSSSIYFLVAPHGGIRPAERRRSRLALTLAEREVISRGVTAHRSARSIAKLLGRSPSTVSREMNRNGGYDRYRAALADENAWARARRPKCCKLASSPRLRRAVAGKLRLDWSPEQIAGWLKRTHPEDECNQVSHETIYRSLFVQTRGVLKKELLSHLRSKRSMRRSKPVDPDGDRRGHIKDIVSIRQRPAAVEDRAVPGHWEGDLLSGPNNSYIATLVERHTRYVMLAKVAGKDTRTVVTALIKQAKKLPKELYKSLTWDRGKELTDHRRFTLATKIDVYFCDPQSPWQRGSNENTNGLLRQYFPKGTDLSVHSQAYLNKVARQLNERPRETLQFETPAERFSACVASTG encoded by the coding sequence ATGGCTCACAAATTTCATAGAGGGTTTACTGCGGCAGAGAAAACGGAGTTATGGGATCGCTGGAAGCGCGGGGAGTCGCTAAAGGCGATCGGACGCGCTTTTGGTAAGCAGTCATCGTCGATCTATTTTTTGGTGGCTCCGCATGGTGGGATTCGTCCTGCCGAGCGGCGTCGCTCCAGGCTGGCATTGACGCTCGCGGAACGCGAGGTGATTTCCAGAGGTGTTACGGCACATCGATCGGCCCGATCGATCGCCAAGTTGCTTGGCCGCTCACCCTCGACGGTGAGCCGGGAAATGAACCGTAATGGCGGCTATGACCGCTACCGAGCGGCACTTGCAGATGAGAATGCCTGGGCGCGAGCTCGTCGTCCAAAATGCTGTAAATTGGCGAGCAGTCCGCGGCTACGGCGAGCTGTCGCGGGGAAGCTCAGATTGGATTGGTCACCCGAGCAGATAGCCGGCTGGCTGAAGAGAACGCATCCTGAAGACGAGTGTAATCAGGTGTCACACGAGACGATCTACCGCAGCTTATTTGTACAAACCCGTGGCGTGCTCAAGAAAGAGCTGCTTAGTCATCTTCGATCGAAGCGCTCGATGCGTCGCTCCAAGCCGGTCGATCCGGATGGCGATAGACGGGGGCATATCAAGGATATCGTCTCAATCCGCCAGCGACCGGCGGCGGTTGAAGATCGAGCGGTGCCTGGCCATTGGGAAGGCGATCTGCTGTCCGGGCCGAACAACAGCTACATCGCGACCTTGGTCGAGCGTCATACGCGCTACGTGATGTTGGCCAAGGTGGCCGGTAAGGACACCCGAACGGTGGTCACCGCGCTCATCAAGCAGGCGAAGAAGCTACCAAAGGAGCTGTATAAGTCGCTGACCTGGGACCGGGGAAAGGAACTTACGGATCATCGCCGCTTTACGTTGGCGACCAAAATCGACGTCTATTTTTGCGATCCGCAAAGCCCGTGGCAGCGCGGGTCGAACGAGAACACCAATGGCCTGCTGAGACAGTACTTTCCGAAGGGCACCGACTTGTCGGTGCACTCACAAGCCTACCTGAACAAAGTGGCTCGTCAGCTAAACGAACGACCACGTGAGACCTTGCAATTTGAAACCCCAGCAGAGAGATTTAGCGCCTGTGTTGCGTCGACCGGTTGA
- a CDS encoding GNAT family N-acetyltransferase encodes MYWRIGGAYRGRCGENRETLRKIVKRGSPPGLLAFDGDLAVGWCQLTPRDALVWLDRMWWFQRVDDVPVWSISCFFVRRAYRRQGVMSQLIAAALKTAKRAKAPALEAYPVNTTAPKSTSNIFTGTVSAFAHAGFKEVARRAAARPIMRHDLKAIAR; translated from the coding sequence ATGTATTGGCGGATCGGCGGCGCCTATCGCGGGAGGTGCGGCGAAAACAGGGAGACGTTGCGAAAGATCGTCAAGCGCGGTTCGCCGCCCGGCTTGCTCGCCTTCGACGGCGACTTAGCAGTGGGCTGGTGCCAGCTCACGCCGCGCGATGCGCTAGTGTGGCTTGATCGCATGTGGTGGTTCCAGCGTGTGGACGATGTGCCAGTCTGGTCGATATCGTGTTTCTTCGTGCGCAGAGCGTATCGTCGGCAAGGGGTCATGTCTCAGCTTATCGCTGCGGCTTTGAAGACTGCAAAACGCGCGAAGGCACCTGCGCTCGAGGCTTACCCGGTCAATACGACCGCGCCGAAGAGCACGTCGAACATCTTCACCGGAACGGTTTCTGCGTTCGCACACGCGGGCTTCAAGGAGGTCGCTCGCCGCGCAGCGGCTCGCCCGATCATGCGCCACGATCTGAAGGCAATCGCGCGCTGA
- the glnA gene encoding type I glutamate--ammonia ligase, with protein MTTANDVLKAIKDDGIDFVDLRFTDLKGKLQHVTLDGSVVDETVFTEGVMFDGSSIAGWKAINESDMVLLPDPTTLHRDPFFAEPTLVVLCDVHDPVTTQPYNRDPRGTARKAETYLKSTGAGDIAYFGPEAEFFIFEDVRYKADPYNTGFKLDSSELPSNDDRIMDGGNLGHRPRVKGGYFPVPPVDSCQGLRSQMLKALAGMGVAVEKHHHEVAAGQHELGIRFDTLVRNADKMQLYKYAVHQVANAAGKAATFMPKPVHGDNGSGMHVHQSIWKNGRPAFAGNHYAGLSEICLHYIGGIIRHAKAINAFTNPSTNSYKRLVPGYEAPVLLAYSACNRSASCRIPFAADPKAKRVEVRFPDPSANPYLGFAAMLMAGLDGIRNKVHPGEPMDKDLYDLPPEELRSIPTVCTSLREALESLDKDRAFLNAGDVFDDDQINSFIELKSQEVVRLETTPHPLEFDMYFSV; from the coding sequence ATGACGACTGCAAACGACGTTCTAAAGGCGATCAAGGACGATGGAATCGACTTTGTTGACCTGCGCTTTACCGATCTTAAAGGCAAGCTCCAGCACGTGACGCTGGATGGCTCTGTCGTTGACGAAACCGTGTTCACTGAAGGCGTGATGTTCGACGGCTCGTCGATCGCCGGATGGAAGGCGATCAACGAGTCGGACATGGTGTTGTTGCCTGATCCGACGACGTTGCATCGGGACCCATTCTTCGCCGAACCGACCCTGGTGGTTCTCTGCGACGTCCACGATCCCGTCACTACCCAGCCCTACAATCGTGATCCGCGTGGCACCGCCAGAAAGGCGGAGACCTATCTCAAATCGACCGGCGCCGGCGACATCGCCTATTTCGGCCCGGAGGCGGAATTCTTCATCTTCGAGGACGTTCGCTACAAGGCCGACCCCTACAACACCGGCTTTAAGCTCGACTCATCGGAATTGCCGTCCAACGACGATCGCATCATGGACGGTGGTAATCTCGGTCACCGTCCTCGCGTGAAGGGCGGCTACTTTCCGGTTCCGCCGGTTGACTCCTGCCAAGGTTTGCGGTCGCAAATGTTGAAGGCGCTTGCCGGCATGGGTGTCGCAGTGGAGAAGCACCACCACGAGGTCGCCGCCGGACAACATGAGCTTGGTATTAGGTTCGACACGCTCGTCCGCAATGCCGATAAGATGCAACTCTACAAATATGCCGTACATCAGGTCGCCAATGCCGCTGGCAAGGCTGCGACCTTCATGCCGAAACCGGTCCATGGCGACAACGGCTCGGGCATGCACGTGCATCAATCGATCTGGAAGAATGGCCGGCCGGCGTTCGCGGGCAACCACTATGCCGGCCTGTCCGAGATCTGCCTCCACTACATCGGTGGCATCATCCGGCATGCCAAGGCGATCAACGCCTTCACCAACCCATCGACGAATTCCTACAAGCGTCTGGTCCCGGGATACGAAGCGCCCGTGTTGCTCGCCTACTCCGCGTGCAACCGCTCAGCCTCGTGCCGAATTCCTTTCGCCGCAGACCCGAAAGCGAAGCGCGTCGAGGTCCGCTTCCCCGATCCGTCCGCCAATCCTTATCTTGGCTTCGCTGCGATGCTGATGGCCGGGCTCGACGGCATCAGGAACAAGGTCCATCCGGGCGAGCCGATGGATAAGGATCTTTACGACCTGCCACCGGAAGAGCTGCGGTCGATACCGACCGTCTGTACCAGCTTGCGGGAAGCGCTTGAAAGCCTCGACAAGGATCGTGCCTTTTTGAACGCGGGTGATGTGTTCGACGACGATCAGATCAACTCCTTTATCGAGTTGAAGTCGCAGGAAGTCGTGCGTCTCGAAACGACGCCGCATCCACTTGAGTTCGACATGTACTTTTCGGTCTGA
- a CDS encoding bile acid:sodium symporter family protein: MSRVRPDEFTTAMLATVMLAFLLPCRGTSAGIFGDLAAAAIGLLFFLQGARLSRAAIVAGALHWRLHLVIFAATFVLFPVVGLALRPLSGTLLTPPLYLGLLFLCTLPSTVQDSVAFTSIAGGNVAAALCSASASSIFGIFLTPLLTGLVLDAHGAFSLNALRSIGLEMLLPFVAGQLLQPWIGSWVQARRRALSGVDRGSVLLVVYTVFSAATLSGIWHQLALGPLMALFAAAGSLLALMLAITALAARGLGFSREDQIAIVFCGSKKSLVTGIPMANLLFAGHALGLIVLPLMVFYQIQLMACAALARRYARAVRSPAIVTP, encoded by the coding sequence CTGTCTCGCGTCCGCCCCGACGAGTTCACGACTGCCATGCTGGCGACGGTGATGTTGGCCTTCCTGCTGCCTTGCCGGGGCACGAGCGCCGGGATTTTCGGCGATCTGGCCGCAGCTGCAATTGGCCTCCTGTTCTTTCTTCAAGGCGCACGGCTGTCGCGCGCGGCGATCGTTGCGGGGGCGTTGCATTGGCGGCTGCATTTGGTCATTTTTGCCGCCACCTTTGTGCTGTTTCCGGTCGTCGGACTCGCTTTGCGGCCGCTGTCCGGGACCCTGCTGACGCCGCCGCTCTATCTCGGCCTCCTGTTTCTTTGCACCTTGCCGTCGACGGTACAGGACTCGGTCGCCTTCACCTCGATCGCCGGCGGGAATGTCGCGGCGGCGCTGTGCAGCGCTTCGGCTTCGAGCATTTTCGGTATCTTCCTGACGCCGCTGTTGACGGGTCTCGTACTGGACGCGCACGGCGCGTTTTCGCTCAATGCGCTGAGATCGATCGGGCTGGAGATGCTCCTTCCGTTTGTCGCCGGCCAGCTGTTGCAGCCCTGGATCGGGAGCTGGGTGCAGGCACGGCGGCGCGCCTTAAGCGGCGTCGATCGCGGCTCGGTGCTGCTGGTGGTCTACACCGTGTTCAGCGCAGCCACTTTGAGCGGGATCTGGCACCAGCTCGCCTTGGGACCGCTGATGGCGCTGTTTGCCGCGGCCGGCAGTTTGCTCGCGCTGATGCTGGCGATCACCGCGCTTGCCGCACGCGGTCTCGGCTTCTCGCGAGAGGATCAAATCGCGATCGTGTTCTGCGGCTCGAAAAAGAGCCTCGTCACCGGGATCCCGATGGCGAATTTGCTGTTTGCCGGCCACGCCTTGGGCCTCATCGTCCTGCCATTGATGGTGTTCTATCAGATCCAGCTCATGGCCTGCGCCGCGCTCGCCCGGCGCTACGCCAGGGCTGTGAGATCGCCCGCGATAGTCACCCCCTGA
- a CDS encoding efflux RND transporter periplasmic adaptor subunit → MRRSALIIALLVIGAAAVLADTRWWGSSISQSVARGSGPAIPVVTDKARRADVPIYLTGLGTVQAFNSVLIRSRVDGQIVKIRFEEGSDIHAGDVLIEIDQAPFEAALAQAKANELKDQAQLNNARRDLGRYSSLAKTGAGSAQQFDTTQALVEQLEASIKADQALVDTAQVQLNYTRIRSPIDGRVGTRLVDLGNIVRASDTTGIVTINQIHPIFVSFALPADSLGQLRAGSKDGDVIVVALNRDGQTLATGVLAVIDNQINPATGTINYKAKFDNADDVLWPGQFVNLRIQLATRRNVIAVPVTAVQQGPDGSYAFVVGDDRTVQKRALKVGARNKTTAIIDDGLQPGEQIVTDGQYRIQAGSKVQTESPVDAGPANSP, encoded by the coding sequence GTGCGTCGCTCAGCCCTGATCATAGCCCTGCTTGTTATTGGAGCAGCCGCTGTTTTAGCCGACACTCGCTGGTGGGGATCGTCGATCTCGCAATCGGTCGCGCGGGGTAGCGGGCCAGCCATCCCGGTCGTGACCGACAAGGCGAGGCGCGCGGATGTGCCTATTTACCTGACCGGTCTGGGGACGGTGCAGGCGTTTAACAGCGTGCTCATCAGGTCGAGGGTTGACGGTCAAATCGTCAAAATCAGGTTCGAAGAGGGCAGCGATATCCACGCCGGGGATGTATTGATCGAGATTGACCAAGCGCCATTTGAAGCGGCGCTGGCTCAGGCGAAAGCCAATGAGCTCAAGGATCAAGCTCAGCTCAACAACGCCCGGCGCGATCTGGGCCGATATTCCAGTCTCGCGAAAACCGGTGCAGGCAGCGCTCAGCAGTTCGACACAACGCAAGCCTTGGTCGAGCAACTGGAGGCAAGTATCAAGGCTGATCAGGCGTTGGTTGACACGGCGCAGGTCCAACTAAACTACACCCGCATCCGTTCGCCGATAGACGGGCGCGTCGGAACGCGCCTCGTCGATCTAGGCAACATCGTGCGGGCAAGTGATACGACGGGCATCGTCACCATCAACCAAATCCACCCTATCTTCGTAAGCTTCGCGCTTCCCGCCGACTCGCTGGGGCAACTTCGTGCCGGGTCGAAGGATGGTGATGTCATTGTTGTGGCGCTCAATCGCGACGGGCAAACTCTCGCCACAGGCGTGCTCGCCGTCATCGACAATCAGATCAATCCAGCCACGGGCACGATCAACTATAAGGCGAAATTCGACAACGCCGATGACGTCTTGTGGCCCGGACAGTTTGTCAACCTTCGTATCCAGCTTGCGACCCGCCGCAATGTGATCGCAGTACCGGTGACGGCGGTGCAACAGGGGCCCGACGGATCTTACGCCTTTGTCGTCGGCGACGACCGCACCGTGCAGAAACGGGCACTCAAGGTCGGCGCGCGCAACAAGACCACCGCGATCATCGACGACGGGCTGCAGCCGGGCGAGCAGATCGTCACCGACGGTCAATATCGGATTCAGGCCGGGAGCAAAGTGCAAACCGAATCGCCTGTTGACGCCGGTCCCGCGAATTCACCATGA
- a CDS encoding gamma-glutamylcyclotransferase family protein codes for MVVLSFTAAVAHQAFRSDEPAKLVYGGQRMADSQLSKSFMTTPQTHRVFVYGTLRRGHHNHSLLEMSKFIGEAATLRTYWMITTGVFPIVLDAVPADFGLPPLAIAGEIYHVDDATLEQLDRLERKGRSYDRKVTDVYETGHMVQAHIYIGVADYWHHRHLPAWTIQNKRRELEWTPS; via the coding sequence ATGGTAGTACTCAGTTTCACTGCTGCCGTAGCCCATCAAGCCTTCCGCAGCGACGAACCGGCGAAATTGGTATACGGCGGGCAACGCATGGCGGACAGTCAGCTCAGCAAGTCGTTCATGACGACCCCACAGACCCACCGCGTCTTTGTCTACGGCACGCTGCGGCGCGGCCATCACAATCACTCTCTACTCGAAATGAGCAAGTTCATAGGTGAAGCCGCAACGCTGAGAACCTATTGGATGATCACGACCGGCGTTTTCCCAATCGTCCTGGATGCAGTCCCCGCTGACTTCGGGCTCCCACCGCTTGCCATTGCCGGCGAGATTTACCACGTCGATGATGCCACCCTGGAGCAGCTTGACCGTCTCGAACGCAAGGGCCGGTCCTATGACCGCAAGGTGACTGACGTCTACGAGACTGGCCACATGGTCCAGGCCCATATCTACATCGGCGTCGCCGACTACTGGCATCACCGGCACTTGCCGGCTTGGACAATCCAGAACAAGCGCCGCGAACTGGAATGGACGCCCTCTTGA
- a CDS encoding YgjV family protein has product MQRMLAVLAANPAADGAGLVAMVCFIAWPLFQARWMMLVAYIGNNLCFALHYALLGHWTAVAMNGLMSVQTVVAIMLVRQPRLRFAYYALMPVLALASVVTWQGVPSFLAAAATTLSTIGRMQTNDVILRALLLAATPFWAVHDLIVGSFPGLIADVLSMATGATMLMRHSRCADRSDPHPIAGSREPRHHAAIPAAHDHQGHTGRTRRLR; this is encoded by the coding sequence ATGCAACGGATGTTGGCCGTCCTTGCCGCCAATCCGGCGGCCGACGGCGCCGGACTCGTCGCGATGGTGTGTTTCATCGCTTGGCCCCTCTTTCAGGCGCGGTGGATGATGCTCGTCGCCTACATCGGCAACAATCTCTGCTTTGCCCTGCATTACGCGCTGCTGGGCCACTGGACCGCGGTGGCGATGAACGGCCTCATGAGCGTGCAGACCGTCGTGGCGATCATGCTCGTCCGCCAGCCGAGATTGCGCTTTGCGTACTATGCGCTGATGCCGGTGTTGGCACTCGCCAGTGTAGTCACCTGGCAGGGCGTGCCGTCGTTCCTCGCGGCCGCTGCGACGACGCTGTCGACGATTGGCCGCATGCAGACCAACGACGTGATCTTGCGTGCTTTACTGCTGGCCGCAACACCGTTTTGGGCAGTCCATGATCTGATCGTCGGCTCTTTTCCTGGCCTTATCGCCGATGTTCTGAGTATGGCGACTGGCGCGACGATGTTGATGCGGCACTCGCGGTGCGCGGACAGAAGCGATCCCCACCCAATAGCAGGATCCCGCGAGCCGCGTCATCACGCCGCAATTCCTGCAGCGCACGACCACCAAGGGCACACGGGTCGAACACGACGACTTCGATGA
- a CDS encoding DUF294 nucleotidyltransferase-like domain-containing protein gives MDDATSDRVPTAEIRHALRALASETGPLTGLRGVKLVRPLVAQAHEVLRERLEAGGSVEAYLRGRTRLADSAVIGLLHIASVSTRMRGSNMVAPLAAVAVGGYGRSELAPGSDLDLLFLLPESNQSRAGAVAAATETCIKAVIAGLWDLGFVLDHAARSPRECLDLAREEPAVLANLLDRRFLWGGFGLFAALDADLAGLFSGPLAARWRGAVGSAMASTRGDALNSAQTPDNEPDVKRGPGGLRDLQRALSVNTLASGRPAALAQPALIEAHRFLWLVRCHLHLLVGRAEDRLSSALQPDVARRLGFDEPRGTTAAPSLLHIFRRHAHNVLQAAALATRSVPAQPR, from the coding sequence TTGGATGATGCCACGTCGGATAGAGTGCCGACCGCGGAGATCCGGCACGCGCTGCGCGCTCTTGCCAGCGAAACCGGACCGCTGACGGGGCTGCGTGGAGTGAAGCTCGTGCGCCCGCTCGTAGCGCAGGCGCACGAGGTCTTGCGCGAGCGCCTTGAGGCGGGCGGTTCAGTCGAGGCTTATCTGCGCGGCAGGACGCGTCTAGCGGACAGCGCGGTGATCGGGTTGCTCCACATTGCCTCGGTATCCACCCGGATGCGCGGCAGCAATATGGTCGCTCCGCTCGCAGCGGTTGCGGTCGGCGGCTACGGGCGAAGCGAGTTGGCTCCCGGCTCCGATCTCGACCTGCTCTTTCTGCTACCCGAAAGCAATCAGTCCCGCGCAGGAGCCGTGGCGGCTGCGACGGAAACCTGCATCAAGGCGGTCATTGCTGGGCTGTGGGACCTCGGGTTCGTGCTTGATCATGCCGCGCGCTCGCCCCGGGAATGCCTCGACCTCGCGCGCGAAGAGCCTGCCGTCCTGGCGAACCTGCTCGACCGGCGCTTCCTGTGGGGCGGCTTCGGCCTGTTCGCCGCGCTGGATGCCGATCTCGCGGGCCTCTTCTCAGGACCGCTTGCCGCGCGCTGGAGGGGCGCCGTTGGCTCAGCCATGGCGAGCACCCGTGGCGACGCGCTCAACAGCGCGCAGACGCCGGACAACGAGCCGGACGTGAAGCGAGGCCCCGGCGGCCTGCGCGATCTGCAGCGTGCGCTCTCGGTCAACACGCTCGCCTCAGGCCGACCCGCAGCGCTCGCGCAGCCGGCGCTCATCGAGGCGCACCGCTTCCTGTGGCTCGTGCGGTGTCATCTGCATCTTCTCGTCGGTCGCGCCGAGGACCGCCTCAGCTCGGCGCTCCAACCAGACGTCGCGCGCCGGCTCGGCTTCGACGAGCCTCGCGGAACAACCGCGGCGCCTAGTCTGCTGCACATCTTTCGCCGTCACGCGCACAACGTGCTCCAGGCGGCGGCACTCGCGACACGCTCAGTCCCCGCCCAGCCTCGATAG